The DNA segment CCTGGCGGCAGATCCGAGCTCTGGTCAGGCGCCTGACTACGAAGAGGGGCCTTAGCTCAGTTGGTAGAGCACCGCCTTTGCAAGGCGGGGGTCAGGGGTTCGAGTCCCCTAGGCTCCACTACGACTAGGTCGACGGGCGCTGGCCCACACCGAAGCCGGCCGGTGCCGGCCACCTAATCCTAATCCGCCGTGCGCCGACAACCGTTCGCAACCCATCGGGGCCCGGTCGGCTGAGCTACGGCCGGGGTTGGACGTCCACGCTCGGTGGCAGCGGCGACGGCTCGGGGCGCATCGAGCGCCGGACGATGGTGAAAGCGACGGCACCCCCGGCCAGGACCACGGTGGTGGTCGCCGCGGCAATCAACCAGGTTCGCTTGTTGTGCCGTTGGGACCGGCGAACGTCCTGGATGACCTGCGGCAGGTTGGCGACCGCTTCCTGGGCGGCGGCCAGTTCTTGCGCGATCGTGTCTTGGGCGGCAGCGATCTCCTGGGCCAGCCGGCCTTCCCGGTAGCGGCGCCGAAGCTGCGACGCGGTCGCGCGCGCGGATTGCACCCCGAGTCCGACGACTCCGCGGGTGACGTCCACCGGTCCCACCGCCGAGTAGGTCAGGCCGCGGGTCAGCCGCTCCCGTGGGGTCAACCGGGTTTCTGCCGTTGTGCTCATCTGCCGCCTTTCTGTCTTCGGAACCCAGAGCTACGCAAAGTACCTCCACAGACTGCCACCATAGGAACGCCGGCGGGCATAATGCCCGCATGCCACACCGTTCCGCCGGGAGGGGCACCGGACGCAGGAGCCACAGTGCCTAATGGCAGACTGTGCTCCCGTGACCACCAGCCCCATCCAGACCGCCACCGCCACACTGCACACCAACCGGGGAGACATCAAGATCGCCCTGTTCGGAAACCACGCGCCCAAGACCGTCTCGAACTTCGTGGGCCTGGCCCAAGGCACCAAGGAGTACTCGACCCAAAACGCGTCGGGCGGTCCCTCGGGCCCGTTCTATGACGGCGCCATCTTCCACCGGGTGATCCGGGGGTTCATGATCCAGGGGGGCGACCCGACGGGTACCGGCCGCGGCGGCCCGGGCTACAAGTTCGCCGACGAGTTCCACCCCGAGCTGC comes from the Mycobacterium shinjukuense genome and includes:
- the cwsA gene encoding cell wall synthesis protein CwsA, which gives rise to MSTTAETRLTPRERLTRGLTYSAVGPVDVTRGVVGLGVQSARATASQLRRRYREGRLAQEIAAAQDTIAQELAAAQEAVANLPQVIQDVRRSQRHNKRTWLIAAATTTVVLAGGAVAFTIVRRSMRPEPSPLPPSVDVQPRP
- a CDS encoding peptidylprolyl isomerase — translated: MADCAPVTTSPIQTATATLHTNRGDIKIALFGNHAPKTVSNFVGLAQGTKEYSTQNASGGPSGPFYDGAIFHRVIRGFMIQGGDPTGTGRGGPGYKFADEFHPELQFDKPYLLAMANAGPGTNGSQFFITVGKTPHLNRRHTIFGEVVDPESQRVVDAISNTPTDGNDRPTDPVVIESITIS